One Citrus sinensis cultivar Valencia sweet orange chromosome 5, DVS_A1.0, whole genome shotgun sequence genomic window, tacagattttaatattttagagattataattttttttttatctattagtGGCATTCTCAGCTTTTTAAAATAGAGATGTAAAatttgtgtcaaaatttttagttaaaaatttaaattgaaataaccTTTCTCATATATATAGACTGATTGTTTAGTAAAAAATGCCTTTAATATGGTACggaataaactaaaaaataaaaaaagaaaagcacaaAACACACATTCTACACTATATTGGAATGcgtgttttttaattttttttaatttatcctttatttatatatatactgacACATGTATGGTTACCAAATTGATAATTGCTTCTTTTATGCCGGTGCTCAATACCACTAGGTTCTCCCCCTCCCAGAAGAGAAGGGAAGCGGGGCAGGAACAATATTGCAATATAAACTCTAAACTTATTTAACACTTATGAATGTATCATGCATTACAACTTGACTTCTTCATTACAAAATTACCTCTACATTCAGTATCATTATTGCAGACTATATCTTTTGTTTATACTGTTACTAATATCAAACTGATTCAAACATTTGCAATTTCAACTGGATGAAAACTAGAGGCCGCATAATTTGATTCTTCAGAAAAAAATCAACtgcttgaattttgaaatctagattaaaatttatagacTTTACAGCTTCTGCCATCatgttttatataattaaagtgGCTGATGATTAACCGTTTATTATAATCCAGTTATTATGGTAGTTGTAATTTGAACTCAAGAATGCTCTAATCATCGCCATATCAAAATGATAACCATCTTCAGAATGCACCAATAACCTGCTATAAGGATCAAGATGctttaaaatctttcattGCACTTCTAACAAGAAAAGAATCCCCAAGAAGttagaattttgaatttgatagtATATGATCATCTGATTACAACCACCCGTAAATACAACAAATTGGAATTTGAAGTTTCAATGTTCCTTCTCTTCTAAAATGAGTTGGAGATCAGATTGCTTTCTGCATTACACTTTTCCAGATGTGGTCAGCACACTAGATATTCCGGAGATATATAGCTTTCATACACATGTATTTACCACCCTGTCTATACATTGAGGAtacacttaaattttattctactTATTCATGCCCAAATAAGTACCTGTACCAGGTCTTTGGAAACTTCTGCAGTTTCTGCCAATCCTTTTCTGCTTGCAGCATAATACGGCAAAGAGGTGGAAATGAGTGATAAAGTACATTTTACATCTTTCCTGTTTCTGCAATAATACGTTCAATCTCTTCTAAAAGGCGCTCTTTTTCATCCGTCAAATCCTCATTCTGCTTCTGGAGCTCCTCTATCTGTTTAGTTTGTTCAGAATCCTTCCTGAAATATTACAACAGAACACTTGGTCAGTAAAGAACGTGTCTGTACAGTATGCTAGGCAAACTACAACCTGGAAGCGGATGCATAATAATTAGGTGAAAATTGAGTTTCTCATACAATAATACCACAGTTAGTAAAATAAGTTGAATGTGAAAGGTCAAGGATGTTAATCAGCAATCAGCATTTTGTATGATTTATTAACTGCATGTTCTAAGAAAGCATCTCATATAGCTTCTGTTCCTTTGTTAGCACATATATTACACAAGATGGATGTGCTAGGATCATTACAAGATCCATTGTAAATGCTGTAATTTGACTGCAGTCATTCAAGAATCAATAGTTCCAGTAAGTCCTTGCAGCTGAAGCTTATAATGGGTGTACGTGTGCATAAGTATGCGCATGCGTGGGCAGTTTTTTAACTAATTGGGACTACTGCAGATCTGTCAGAGAATCCTAGTTGATATAATGCAAGAATCATAGGAGACAAGCAGATCATTCTTCTACAAATTTGCCGGCTTTCAGAGTTGTATAAAAAGCTAAGATCCCAACAACTCAATTCATGTTTTAGTCAGTTCTAATATCAGATTTTAAGGCCAGTAAACTGATATTGCTTTTCGTCATCACCTGTTCATGAAAGACAGGTTCAGTTTGAGTGATCGCACTTCCTTCTCAAGGTTTTCACACCGCTTCAAGACTGATTGCATATCAGATGGAATTGGTGGTGTTAAGTTCCTTTCCTTTGCCTCAGCCATCCTGCAACACCACGTTACATAATCTGGGTAAAATGTTCCCATTATAACCATCTTGTAGCATCTGGAGAAAAATATCACAGCATAACACAAAAGAAGAGGACATGTCTTTTCAAGTTTGATAGTTTTCACATACTTTCTTGAACGCTCCACCCTACGCTTTTTTGTGGGGTCCCCTTTCTCTGCTGCAGAACTTCAGGTGGTTAGAGACATATGCTTAATGCTTAATTTATGTGGTAAGTAGAAAGAGAGAATTTCATATGAAgtccataatatgcattcaaAGGCCAAGATAATCTTTTGGAAGGAAAAGACAAGCTACATATGCCTAAAATTGATGCCAAAACTTTTTCCTGAAGCACAAGAATGTGCCAATGACAATTATTCCCCAGTAAAGAGAGTAATATCTGAAATTATGCATGGCATCAGATAGTTCAGCTAACATGTGCTGGAACAACAAATTAGAtctcaatttcaatttgaacTAAATACTCTTTTTGGCAAAGAATTACATTCAGAATTTCAAACAATGTATTTCcaattcattatcattatttggatgATCCCCAGGGTTTAGCTATCTACATAGTTTGAGGTGTCACTTCAATGGATAAATAATCTCATTATTGTAAAGAATCATGGGATTCAAATGGCGACaaggaaataataaaaaactagCCAATTGTTTTATGCAAAACTGGTGGGCACTGCAAGATGAAGAATTCCAAATGTATAATATGATGGCcgttaaaatatttacatttcCATCAGTGTCCTCtgtctctttttcttttgggcaCTCTTGCAGCATCAGCTGTATTGTTTATAACTGTTTAACTTGCATAATGAATTTTAAGAAGTTATTTATGCACAAATTCGCTTGAGTGAAATGTAGAACAGGAAAGAAAAACTTCATACAGGTGAAATCCAAGCATAACTCGATACCTGATCCAGCTGATGTCACAGATCCATATCGCACTAGTCCTTCTCTCTATTAAACATTCCCAAACAAAGAAGAGATGTGGAAATGGGTAAAATATTCAAAGGTTGAGGTCACTTCCCATTGGCTTTAGAAGAAAGATAATGATaatgagaaaggaaaaaaaataattatgctCACTACCCGAACTGGAGAATACCTTTCTATCATCTTTCAAATTGTCGATTATTCGTTCTCTGAAATCTGCAGTTAAGGAAGAATAAACAGGCATAAGAATACTAGCTGTTTTGTAATAATTTCATGTACTTTGTTGCTTGCATCGAAACAATGGAAACCAAATACAACACATTAAACTTTAATGGATTTCCAAAAAGTATCCAACCTATTCATGATGCTTTATGtgccacaaaaaaaaaaatataatacacaaacacacaaaaatgATTTGCTTAAAGGCGGCACATTTTAGCTCAGATGCcttctaatattatttaagaatctaaacaaaaacatattatcAAGTAGTACATGGACGAGTAAAAGGCTTAGTGTCAGAAATTTTCAACATCTTCacaatattttgatatgatAAAACATGACAAAACCATCTATGCTTCAATTCCCTAAGCTTTAGCTTAAATGGTAAAAGGGTGAAGATGGATTCATCACTCATCAGTCttcatttcaaataattttcaagttaaaattaattagaatagCTTTGCTTTGCGAATATGATGAGGCCAACTGATGAGGACGCAGAAacccaacataaaaaaaaaaaaaaaaattcagtttcAACTTCTGATGGTGCGGCTTAAGAACTTCATACTTAAAGAATATTCATGGAATAAGATACGGCTCAGAGTAGctaagtgtttttttttttttttttgaataaccTCATCAAAGCGAGGATtaagattattaaattaaaaatagaattcaGTAAAGATTGAATAAAGAATGAATGTGCTTAAGTCAATATATTCATTTTGATGAATATAGCTTTACCTTTTGCTCTAGAGCCATTTTCTGAACTCTTGCCATTTCCAACTTGTCTCCTTGAGCTCTCACAAATGCTTACAGTTTGACTTGAGTTGCTGGGACCATCACATGTATCAAAACCAGATGAGACTACAGGTGCAGCGGCCGAAGATTCACTCTGGGAAGGTTCTCGAGAAAATGTGCTCATCTGATTTGTATTTGTAGGATTTACAAAACCTTCTAAGTCAAGATCAAAAGATCCTTGAATCATTTGTAACACCCCAGGATCCTTGACTTGCCCAGCAGATAATTCTTGTAATGTTCCTTGCATTTCATGAATATGATTTCCATGTCCATTAGAAAATTCTTGAGCCCGGTAAAGCCcattagaaaattcttcaaatgttTCTTTCTCAATCTGGTTACTAAGCTTCTTGCGTTCTAAGGTACCCTTTAGCATGCTGACAACAGAAGAAACGTTATCGATGTTGCCAGTTTGTGGAGTGTTGAATGTAGATGAAGAGGAATTGGATGGAGACATGAATGTGCGCATTTGGTCGGGAATTTCACTCATAGGAAGTTCAGTAAAACCAtttggattttcaaattcttctttcaatttatttgCACCAAGGGCAGAAGCATTATGCATTGCTTCCAGACCTATTGTTGTTTGAGCAGT contains:
- the LOC102624475 gene encoding protein CYCLOPS-like isoform X3, whose translation is MEYKQYLYYEVGSNFPGFGGKIGNMVNDGKKGRLYESSEKNLSLYHSQVVHNHRSTEGERSLVEAESEMYRNNSEELFLKSLMETSIGLPVPTMEMLGFKNLSQGFRTDSEELFKSWLTNGENHGHSPSSIAHRTRQASRRTSTELANLSSHEHGGLLEKKKSNDILFAQNTVMADEIAGDLRNVVERGMQASNLYLAKAWFHSSQPMTRSRSSELRRRYAAMQTAQTTIGLEAMHNASALGANKLKEEFENPNGFTELPMSEIPDQMRTFMSPSNSSSSTFNTPQTGNIDNVSSVVSMLKGTLERKKLSNQIEKETFEEFSNGLYRAQEFSNGHGNHIHEMQGTLQELSAGQVKDPGVLQMIQGSFDLDLEGFVNPTNTNQMSTFSREPSQSESSAAAPVVSSGFDTCDGPSNSSQTVSICESSRRQVGNGKSSENGSRAKDFRERIIDNLKDDRKREGLVRYGSVTSAGSEKGDPTKKRRVERSRKMAEAKERNLTPPIPSDMQSVLKRCENLEKEVRSLKLNLSFMNRKDSEQTKQIEELQKQNEDLTDEKERLLEEIERIIAETGKM
- the LOC102624475 gene encoding protein CYCLOPS-like isoform X1, giving the protein MEYKQYLYYEVGSNFPGFGGKIGNMVNDGKKGRLYESSEKNLSLYHSQVVHNHRSTEGERSLVEAESEMYRNNSEELFLKSLMETSIGLPVPTMEMLGFKNLSQGFRTDSEELFKSWLTNGENHGHSPSSIAHRTRQASRRTSTELANLSSHEHGGLLEKKKSNDILFAQNTVMADEIAGDLRNVVERGMQASNLYLAKAWFHSSQPMTRSRSSELRRRYAAMQTAQTTIGLEAMHNASALGANKLKEEFENPNGFTELPMSEIPDQMRTFMSPSNSSSSTFNTPQTGNIDNVSSVVSMLKGTLERKKLSNQIEKETFEEFSNGLYRAQEFSNGHGNHIHEMQGTLQELSAGQVKDPGVLQMIQGSFDLDLEGFVNPTNTNQMSTFSREPSQSESSAAAPVVSSGFDTCDGPSNSSQTVSICESSRRQVGNGKSSENGSRAKDFRERIIDNLKDDRKREGLVRYGSVTSAGSGIELCLDFTSEKGDPTKKRRVERSRKMAEAKERNLTPPIPSDMQSVLKRCENLEKEVRSLKLNLSFMNRKDSEQTKQIEELQKQNEDLTDEKERLLEEIERIIAETGKM
- the LOC102624475 gene encoding protein CYCLOPS-like isoform X2, producing the protein MEYKQYLYYEVGSNFPGFGGKIGNMVNDGKKGRLYESSEKNLSLYHSQVVHNHRSTEGERSLVEAESEMYRNNSEELFLKSLMETSIGLPVPTMEMLGFKNLSQGFRTDSEELFKSWLTNGENHGHSPSSIAHRTRQASRRTSTELANLSSHEHGGLLEKKKSNDILFAQNTVMADEIAGDLRNVVERGMQASNLYLAKAWFHSSQPMTRSRSSELRRRYAAMQTAQTTIGLEAMHNASALGANKLKEEFENPNGFTELPMSEIPDQMRTFMSPSNSSSSTFNTPQTGNIDNVSSVVSMLKGTLERKKLSNQIEKETFEEFSNGLYRAQEFSNGHGNHIHEMQGTLQELSAGQVKDPGVLQMIQGSFDLDLEGFVNPTNTNQMSTFSREPSQSESSAAAPVVSSGFDTCDGPSNSSQTVSICESSRRQVGNGKSSENGSRAKDFRERIIDNLKDDRKREGLVRYGSVTSAGSAEKGDPTKKRRVERSRKMAEAKERNLTPPIPSDMQSVLKRCENLEKEVRSLKLNLSFMNRKDSEQTKQIEELQKQNEDLTDEKERLLEEIERIIAETGKM